One segment of Thermodesulfovibrio sp. 3907-1M DNA contains the following:
- the fdhD gene encoding formate dehydrogenase accessory sulfurtransferase FdhD, with protein MQPLENKKIVRVKQDEAIEVDDTVAVEKRIKIYVNNEEVVSLSASPVQIKELVIGFLMTEDILKGEWCPEKIIIEENEKEINARVELEGHVSLDGKTITSGCMSSVSFLSDVKGSIDDDLKVGQNTLFRLFKEFQEKSNLYRTTGCIHAAALADDREILFIAEDVGRHNAVDKVIGWALLNRVGFKGKIMLVSGRISSEMALKTAKWKIPIIVSRTAPTSLAVEMAQKVNLTVIGFLRGNRFNIYSNPERVAF; from the coding sequence ATGCAACCACTTGAAAATAAAAAAATAGTTAGAGTTAAACAAGATGAGGCTATAGAAGTGGATGATACTGTGGCTGTGGAAAAAAGAATAAAAATTTATGTAAACAATGAGGAAGTTGTTTCTCTATCTGCTTCTCCTGTGCAGATCAAAGAACTCGTTATAGGCTTTCTTATGACAGAAGATATTTTAAAGGGAGAGTGGTGTCCTGAGAAAATAATTATTGAAGAAAATGAAAAAGAGATTAATGCCAGGGTTGAACTTGAAGGACATGTTTCTCTTGATGGTAAAACAATTACCTCAGGATGTATGAGTTCTGTAAGTTTTTTAAGTGATGTAAAAGGTAGCATTGATGATGATCTGAAAGTCGGGCAGAATACTTTATTTCGTCTCTTTAAAGAGTTTCAGGAAAAATCAAATCTTTATAGAACAACAGGATGCATTCATGCTGCAGCACTGGCAGATGACAGAGAGATTTTATTTATTGCAGAAGATGTAGGTAGACATAATGCAGTGGACAAAGTAATTGGATGGGCATTGCTCAATAGAGTGGGCTTTAAAGGTAAAATTATGCTCGTAAGTGGACGGATTTCTTCAGAGATGGCACTGAAAACTGCAAAATGGAAAATTCCCATAATTGTAAGCAGAACAGCCCCTACTTCTCTGGCAGTAGAAATGGCTCAAAAAGTCAATTTAACAGTAATAGGTTTTTTAAGAGGCAACAGATTTAACATTTACAGCAATCCTGAAAGGGTAGCTTTTTAA
- the nth gene encoding endonuclease III, with protein sequence MNNKEKVLEIIKRLDSRYPNVKTALNFNTALDLLVATILSAQTTDVNVNRVTENLFKKYRTARDYANVSIEELENDIKSINFYKNKAKYIKNLAKELIEKFNGEVPKKMDELVTLPGVGRKTANIVLWNAFGINEGVAVDTHVKRISKLLGLTKNTDPDKIEQDLMEITPREYWGKLSHLLIMLGREICKAKAPQHKICPLNDICPSSGI encoded by the coding sequence ATGAACAATAAAGAAAAAGTCTTAGAAATAATTAAGAGGCTTGATTCAAGATATCCGAATGTAAAAACAGCACTCAATTTTAATACTGCCCTTGACTTACTTGTGGCAACAATACTTTCAGCTCAAACCACAGATGTAAACGTAAACAGGGTTACTGAAAATCTGTTTAAAAAATACAGGACAGCTCGTGACTATGCAAATGTTTCCATTGAAGAGCTTGAAAATGACATAAAAAGCATTAACTTCTATAAAAACAAAGCAAAATATATAAAAAACCTTGCAAAGGAATTAATTGAAAAATTTAACGGAGAAGTGCCAAAAAAAATGGATGAACTTGTTACACTTCCAGGAGTTGGCAGAAAAACAGCAAACATCGTGCTTTGGAATGCCTTTGGAATAAATGAAGGAGTGGCTGTTGACACCCATGTAAAAAGAATTTCAAAGCTTTTAGGCCTTACCAAAAATACAGACCCTGACAAAATTGAACAGGATTTAATGGAGATAACACCTCGTGAATACTGGGGAAAACTCTCTCACTTGCTCATAATGCTTGGAAGAGAAATCTGCAAAGCTAAAGCACCACAGCATAAAATATGTCCATTAAATGATATCTGTCCAAGTAGCGGGATTTAA
- a CDS encoding zinc-dependent alcohol dehydrogenase family protein, giving the protein MKAWVIAEITEIRDNDPLTLIEMKNPVPEPGEVVIKVHACGVCHTEIDEIEGRAAPSFLPIIPGHQIAGEVIETGREVKKFKIGDKAGAGWIYSACGKCEYCLKGLENLCNNFKATGKDAHGGYAEYFKINENFAFHIPENLDFEEVAPLFCAGAIGYRALKLTNPENMQNIGLVGFGASGHLVLKMVKFLHPDTKIFVFSRTLPERQLAMELGAYWAGNFDENPPEKLDSAIDTTPVWKPPVSVLKHLKPGGRLVINAIRKEEIDKNELLNIEYSGDLWLEKEIKTVANITRKDIQEFLHIASKIPIKPEIEIYTFSEANKAIKEIKQRKIRGAKVLRIGG; this is encoded by the coding sequence ATGAAAGCATGGGTCATAGCTGAAATAACTGAAATCAGAGATAACGATCCTTTAACTCTCATTGAAATGAAAAATCCTGTACCTGAACCAGGTGAAGTAGTTATAAAAGTTCATGCCTGTGGAGTCTGTCACACTGAAATTGATGAAATAGAAGGAAGAGCAGCTCCCTCATTTTTACCGATAATTCCAGGGCATCAGATTGCAGGTGAAGTTATAGAAACTGGCAGAGAAGTGAAAAAATTCAAAATTGGTGACAAAGCTGGTGCAGGATGGATTTATTCAGCATGCGGTAAGTGTGAGTATTGTTTAAAGGGACTGGAAAATTTATGCAATAACTTCAAAGCAACAGGAAAGGATGCTCATGGTGGATATGCAGAGTATTTTAAAATTAACGAAAATTTTGCTTTTCATATTCCTGAAAATCTTGATTTTGAAGAGGTTGCCCCACTTTTCTGTGCAGGTGCAATTGGTTATAGAGCTTTAAAGCTTACAAATCCTGAAAACATGCAAAACATTGGTCTTGTGGGTTTTGGAGCATCAGGACATCTTGTTTTGAAAATGGTAAAATTTCTACATCCTGATACAAAAATCTTCGTATTTTCAAGAACACTTCCAGAAAGACAACTGGCTATGGAACTGGGTGCATACTGGGCTGGAAACTTTGATGAAAATCCTCCTGAAAAACTTGACTCTGCAATTGATACAACTCCAGTATGGAAGCCACCTGTAAGTGTGCTTAAACATCTTAAACCAGGAGGCAGGCTCGTAATAAACGCAATAAGAAAAGAGGAAATTGATAAAAATGAACTTTTGAACATTGAGTATTCAGGAGATTTATGGCTTGAAAAAGAGATTAAAACTGTGGCTAATATCACGAGAAAAGACATTCAGGAGTTTCTTCACATTGCCTCAAAAATTCCAATAAAGCCAGAGATTGAAATATATACCTTTTCTGAAGCAAACAAAGCAATCAAAGAGATAAAGCAAAGAAAAATAAGAGGGGCAAAAGTTTTAAGGATTGGAGGATAA
- a CDS encoding GGDEF domain-containing protein: MNPRVMVMSITKDINKFFALNIAAFMIILSFIFVFGTYDRKEFILLTSLSGIITLAVNLLIAKIMRRKMEKIIHTSLEKFENQLYFDELTSVYNRTAGMNRLMEEMARAKRHSQHLSIAMLDIDNFKSINDTYGHLAGDKVLNHIALQIKNFLRTGDVVSRYGGEEFLIILPETDEIKAFMAMERVRENIAKKAVKIGNEKIFITVSIGIAEIETNDTLTEAIQRADMALLQAKRTGKNRIELASRHVNAGFKLS; the protein is encoded by the coding sequence ATGAATCCAAGAGTAATGGTAATGAGCATAACAAAAGACATAAATAAATTTTTTGCCTTAAACATTGCTGCTTTTATGATAATTTTATCTTTTATTTTTGTATTTGGGACCTATGACAGAAAAGAGTTTATATTGCTGACTTCTTTATCAGGAATAATCACATTAGCAGTAAATTTATTAATTGCTAAGATTATGAGAAGAAAAATGGAGAAAATAATTCATACATCTTTGGAAAAATTTGAAAATCAGCTTTATTTTGATGAATTAACCTCAGTTTACAACAGAACAGCAGGAATGAACAGACTGATGGAGGAAATGGCAAGAGCAAAAAGGCACTCACAGCATTTATCTATAGCAATGCTTGATATAGATAACTTTAAATCCATAAATGACACTTACGGACATCTTGCTGGAGATAAAGTTTTAAATCACATTGCTCTGCAGATTAAGAATTTTTTAAGAACAGGTGATGTTGTTTCAAGATACGGAGGTGAAGAGTTTTTAATAATACTTCCAGAAACCGATGAAATAAAGGCATTCATGGCGATGGAAAGGGTAAGAGAAAATATAGCTAAAAAAGCAGTTAAAATCGGGAATGAAAAAATTTTTATAACTGTAAGTATTGGTATAGCAGAGATTGAAACAAATGATACTTTAACAGAGGCAATACAGAGAGCTGACATGGCACTTCTTCAGGCAAAAAGGACAGGTAAAAACAGGATTGAACTTGCTTCAAGGCATGTAAATGCAGGATTTAAGCTGTCATAA
- the recG gene encoding ATP-dependent DNA helicase RecG: MNGLNLPVQYLKGVGPKKASLLKKLGIQTVKDALYYFPFQYEDRRNKKSIFDIKPGEIVGVEGHIVQINELKTKTNLSIIEAIISDATGYLKAKWFNQLYLKKILKEKQKIKLFGKAQIDWRGAYIEIVNPEYEIVENLNSQAQEILPIYRLTEGISQRQMQSIMQAAVEFSIPFIQEHLPEKILKKLSLPYLSEAIKYVHFPPKDADVKSLNEKSSQFHKRIIFDELFLLQLGILMMKQNRLAEKGISFKPEGKLLRNFLENLPFQLTTAQQKVIKEILQDMEKPVPMNRLLQGDVGSGKTVVAVAAMLAAIECGYQAALMAPTEILAEQHYINIYSMLKGLPVNVLIFTSTYNKHANLIASGDANLIIGTHALIQEDVHFKNLGFVVIDEQHRFGVIQRAILKKKGLNPDTLVMTATPIPRTMALTVYGDLDYSVLDELPQGRKPVLTKVIEPQNKKVVYKMIEEEVKSGGQVYVVYPLIEESEAMDLKSATQGYEGLQKLFPQYKVGLIHGKMPSKQREEIMKEFRSGRIHILVATTVIEVGVDVPNATLMIITHAERFGLAQLHQLRGRVGRGARPSKCILMPYKLTEEAKLRLKAIVNYSDGFKIAEEDMKIRGPGELFGVKQSGMPDLKVADLLRDQSVLDTARKEAEIILREDRTLNSYPRIKALLEEFWRNKVEIFMTA; encoded by the coding sequence ATGAATGGATTAAACCTTCCCGTTCAGTACCTAAAGGGTGTAGGTCCTAAAAAAGCCAGTCTTCTTAAAAAGTTAGGCATACAAACAGTTAAGGATGCTTTATACTATTTTCCTTTTCAGTATGAAGACAGAAGAAATAAAAAAAGCATTTTTGATATAAAACCAGGAGAAATTGTTGGTGTAGAAGGACATATAGTTCAGATTAATGAATTAAAAACAAAAACCAATCTATCAATAATTGAAGCAATTATTTCAGATGCAACAGGCTATCTTAAAGCAAAATGGTTCAATCAGCTTTATTTAAAAAAGATTTTAAAGGAAAAACAAAAAATAAAACTTTTTGGCAAAGCTCAGATTGACTGGAGAGGAGCTTACATAGAGATTGTCAATCCAGAATATGAAATCGTAGAAAACTTAAACTCTCAAGCTCAGGAAATTCTCCCTATATACAGGCTCACTGAAGGTATATCCCAGAGGCAGATGCAATCAATAATGCAGGCTGCAGTAGAATTTTCAATTCCTTTTATACAAGAGCATTTACCTGAAAAAATATTAAAAAAATTGAGTTTACCCTATCTAAGCGAAGCTATAAAATATGTGCATTTTCCACCAAAAGACGCGGATGTAAAGAGTTTAAATGAAAAAAGCTCTCAGTTTCATAAAAGAATTATCTTTGATGAGTTATTTTTACTTCAACTTGGAATTCTTATGATGAAACAGAACAGACTTGCTGAAAAAGGTATATCTTTCAAACCAGAAGGAAAACTTTTAAGAAATTTTCTTGAAAATCTTCCTTTCCAGCTTACTACTGCACAGCAAAAGGTTATAAAAGAGATTCTTCAGGATATGGAAAAACCTGTTCCAATGAACAGGCTTCTTCAGGGAGATGTGGGTTCAGGTAAAACAGTTGTTGCCGTGGCAGCAATGCTTGCTGCCATTGAGTGTGGATATCAGGCAGCTCTGATGGCACCAACAGAGATACTTGCAGAGCAACATTACATAAATATCTATTCAATGCTAAAAGGATTACCTGTTAATGTTTTAATTTTTACGTCCACTTATAACAAACATGCGAACCTTATTGCCTCAGGAGATGCAAATCTAATTATTGGCACACATGCTTTAATTCAGGAAGATGTTCACTTTAAAAACCTGGGATTTGTTGTTATAGACGAGCAACACAGATTCGGAGTAATCCAGAGGGCAATACTGAAAAAGAAAGGACTTAATCCAGACACACTTGTAATGACAGCAACTCCTATTCCAAGAACAATGGCACTTACTGTTTATGGAGACCTTGACTACTCTGTGCTTGATGAACTTCCTCAGGGAAGAAAACCTGTTTTAACAAAGGTTATAGAACCACAGAATAAAAAAGTAGTTTATAAGATGATAGAAGAAGAAGTTAAATCTGGTGGACAGGTTTATGTTGTCTATCCTTTAATAGAAGAATCTGAGGCAATGGATCTGAAATCAGCAACTCAGGGATATGAAGGCTTACAAAAGCTTTTTCCTCAATACAAAGTTGGGCTTATTCATGGAAAAATGCCATCAAAACAGAGAGAAGAAATAATGAAAGAATTTCGGTCTGGAAGAATTCATATTCTTGTTGCTACAACAGTTATTGAAGTTGGCGTAGATGTTCCAAATGCCACTTTAATGATAATAACACATGCAGAGAGATTTGGACTTGCCCAGTTACATCAACTAAGAGGAAGGGTGGGAAGAGGAGCGAGACCTTCAAAATGCATTCTCATGCCTTATAAATTAACGGAAGAGGCAAAGCTGAGGCTAAAAGCAATTGTAAACTACTCTGATGGATTTAAAATAGCGGAAGAGGATATGAAAATAAGAGGACCGGGAGAACTCTTTGGAGTTAAACAGTCAGGAATGCCTGATCTGAAAGTTGCTGACCTATTACGAGACCAGAGTGTCCTTGATACCGCAAGAAAAGAAGCAGAAATAATCTTAAGAGAAGACAGAACTCTTAATTCATATCCAAGAATAAAAGCTCTGCTTGAAGAATTCTGGAGAAACAAAGTTGAGATATTTATGACAGCTTAA
- the nusA gene encoding transcription termination factor NusA, with protein MGKELKFLVEQIMREKGITKDAVIELLEAALISAIRKKYGNKSSIKIKIDPQTFDINIFEIKRVVEEVKDPAGEISIEEVKQKYVDKGIGDTVEVPLSIQDFGRIAVQTAKHVLFQKIREIERLQIFEEFKDKVGNIVSGTVLRKEKGNFYILVGKAEAVLSEKEVLPQDNLKRGDIIKAYIFEVKQTSKEPVIKLSRTHPNFVIGLFTLEVPEIQDGIVQIKSIARDPGERTKIAVASRDPSVDPVGACVGMKGTRVQAVVRELKGERIDIIPYSDDTSFFIAKALTPATVLKVGINEKEKTAVVVVENDQLSLAIGKKGQNVRLASRLTGWSIDVLSESEYAQMKLKENV; from the coding sequence ATGGGTAAAGAGCTTAAATTTCTGGTAGAACAGATAATGAGAGAAAAGGGAATTACTAAAGACGCTGTAATAGAGCTTCTTGAGGCAGCTCTTATTTCAGCTATAAGGAAGAAATATGGCAATAAATCTTCAATTAAAATAAAAATTGACCCTCAAACTTTTGATATTAATATCTTTGAAATTAAGAGAGTGGTAGAAGAAGTAAAAGACCCAGCAGGTGAAATCTCCATAGAAGAGGTAAAGCAAAAATATGTTGATAAAGGTATTGGAGATACAGTAGAAGTGCCTCTGTCTATTCAGGATTTTGGAAGAATCGCTGTTCAAACCGCAAAGCATGTGCTCTTTCAGAAAATAAGAGAGATTGAGAGGTTACAGATTTTTGAAGAATTTAAAGACAAAGTTGGTAACATAGTTAGCGGTACAGTGTTAAGAAAGGAAAAGGGGAATTTCTATATTCTCGTTGGAAAAGCAGAAGCTGTTCTGTCAGAAAAGGAAGTCCTGCCACAGGACAATCTAAAAAGAGGAGATATTATAAAAGCCTATATATTTGAAGTAAAACAAACATCAAAAGAGCCTGTAATAAAACTTTCAAGAACCCATCCAAATTTTGTAATTGGACTGTTTACACTTGAAGTGCCAGAAATTCAGGATGGAATAGTCCAGATAAAAAGCATTGCAAGAGATCCAGGAGAAAGAACAAAAATAGCTGTTGCATCCCGAGATCCTTCAGTGGACCCTGTTGGAGCCTGTGTTGGAATGAAAGGAACAAGGGTTCAGGCTGTTGTAAGGGAGTTAAAGGGTGAAAGAATTGACATAATTCCTTACAGTGATGATACGAGCTTCTTTATCGCAAAAGCTCTCACTCCAGCAACTGTTCTCAAGGTAGGTATAAATGAAAAGGAAAAAACAGCAGTAGTGGTTGTTGAAAATGACCAGCTTTCGCTGGCAATTGGTAAAAAAGGACAGAATGTAAGACTTGCTTCAAGGCTGACAGGCTGGAGTATTGATGTATTGAGTGAATCAGAATATGCTCAGATGAAACTAAAAGAAAATGTTTGA
- the rimP gene encoding ribosome maturation factor RimP codes for MNIKELKEKITEYAKEVSEQEGVEILNVEIHPGGKGLILRIFIDKEEGVTIKDCENFSRAIEAILDVEDPIKSSYTLEVSSPGIDRPLKEKRDFLRNIGRNVKITTKEKIADRTFFIGKVIDAGDDWVRIEIKETKRKGTKKSESALLFIPFNKILKAQVYIG; via the coding sequence ATGAATATTAAAGAATTAAAAGAAAAAATAACAGAATACGCAAAAGAAGTTAGCGAACAGGAAGGAGTTGAAATCCTCAATGTAGAAATACATCCTGGAGGAAAGGGATTAATTTTAAGAATTTTTATTGACAAAGAAGAAGGAGTAACTATTAAAGACTGTGAAAATTTCTCAAGAGCTATAGAAGCAATACTTGATGTGGAAGACCCTATAAAAAGTTCTTACACTCTTGAAGTTTCTTCTCCTGGTATTGATAGACCTCTTAAAGAGAAAAGGGATTTCTTAAGAAATATTGGAAGAAATGTAAAAATCACCACAAAAGAAAAGATAGCTGATCGCACTTTTTTTATAGGGAAAGTTATTGATGCTGGAGATGATTGGGTAAGAATAGAAATCAAGGAAACAAAAAGGAAAGGAACAAAAAAATCAGAATCAGCACTTCTCTTTATACCTTTTAATAAAATTTTAAAAGCACAGGTCTATATAGGGTAG
- a CDS encoding PA2779 family protein, with protein sequence MFKKFLSVYLIVAILIIGTVQSLSAGVIPSEMTLNVKSQDMEKVQKFLEMKIVSQRLKDFGYSEKEIMDRLSNLDEQTLHKLALKIDEIKIAGDAGAAVILALVIIALVVLIINLTGHRVMVK encoded by the coding sequence ATGTTTAAGAAATTTCTTTCAGTTTATCTCATCGTAGCAATCCTTATTATTGGCACAGTTCAGTCATTGAGTGCTGGAGTTATTCCATCGGAGATGACCCTCAATGTAAAAAGTCAGGATATGGAAAAAGTTCAGAAATTTCTTGAAATGAAAATAGTTTCTCAGAGACTTAAAGATTTTGGTTATTCTGAAAAGGAAATCATGGATAGACTTTCAAACCTTGATGAACAGACATTACATAAACTTGCATTAAAAATTGATGAAATAAAAATTGCTGGAGATGCAGGAGCTGCTGTTATCTTAGCCCTTGTAATTATTGCCTTAGTAGTGTTAATTATTAACCTTACAGGGCATAGAGTAATGGTAAAATAA
- a CDS encoding tetratricopeptide repeat protein: MPQVVVLHDPLTAEEHLQLGLSYEKKGLIDEAIKHYQDASKSDARGFLFLGNLYLNQTKYDEAEEYYKKAMKKDSKLADAYNNLAWLYYLKGEKLEEAEELVKKAIEIEKNKPDKVKIYLDTLEKIKNQKSK, from the coding sequence ATGCCGCAAGTCGTTGTTTTACATGACCCTTTGACAGCAGAGGAACATCTTCAGCTGGGATTGAGCTATGAAAAAAAAGGGCTTATTGATGAAGCAATAAAGCATTATCAGGATGCATCAAAATCTGATGCAAGAGGGTTTCTCTTTCTCGGAAATTTATATTTAAATCAAACTAAATATGATGAAGCTGAAGAATATTATAAAAAAGCAATGAAAAAAGACAGCAAACTTGCTGATGCTTATAATAATCTGGCATGGCTTTATTACTTAAAAGGTGAAAAACTTGAAGAAGCTGAGGAATTAGTTAAAAAAGCTATAGAAATTGAAAAGAACAAGCCTGATAAAGTTAAGATTTATCTTGATACACTTGAAAAAATTAAAAATCAAAAATCAAAATAG